The window CCATCAGTTGGCTTATTTGAGCAAAAAGATACCCGCATAACCGGTACGTTTCTGAACCCTTCTGGTGATTATCGTTTCCTCGAAGGTTTTATTCAGAACCAACAATTACAGCTTGCTTGTTTCGATGGTTCGCATGCATATCTATTCACGGCTAAGGTTTTGAACGATTCTACAATTGCAGAAGGTGTATTCTACGCCGGACTCGCCGGTAAAGAAAACTGGAAGGCCACTAAAGATGCTAAAGCTAGTTTACCAGATGCGCCACTTGTCTTTGCCATGAAACCAGGAGAAAACAAATTGAATTTTCGTTTTCCTTCGATTGATGGAGATACGGTTTCACTTAGTGATGCGCGTTTTAGAAACAAACCTGTTATCATTCAAATCATGGGGTCCTGGTGTCCCAATTGTATGGATGAAACAGCAATGCTGAGTACATTTTATAAACAGTATCGCAACAAGGGCATAGAAGTGTTGGCGCTTGCTTATGAATACTCTACTGACTTTGAGCGTTCACGCAAAAGCATTGATCGATTCAGAAAACGTTTTGATGTGCAATACCCAATGTTGGTAACAGGTGTTACAGTAACCGATGAAAAGCGTGCCGAGAAAACATTGCCTCAGTTAACGGGTATTCACTATTTCCCTTCAACCATATTTATAGGAAAAGACGGCACCGTTCGATACTTACATCAGGGCTATGCAGGACCCGCAACAGGTAAGGAGCATGAGGCCTTTATGGCTGATTTTTATAGAAAAGTGCAGTCGCTGCTCGCGGAATAATTACTTGCTCAACTCTTCAAATTCGCCAGTCTGCTTATTCTTGCGCACATTGTGCCAATGAAAATAGCGGCCATTCATGGCTACATATACGCCCGGTGGCAAAGTTTGTACGAAGGCAAGTGCACTGCCTAGATTGAATAAACCATCAGAGCTACCAAACTTATAAGGAATCATGGCGCCTGTAAGCACAATTGTCTTGTCTTGAATGTGTTCAGCAATTACCCTTGCTGTTTCTGCCATCGTATCAGTACCATGTGTAATGATGATCTGATGCTCCTCCGTATTCTCACACTGCCTAACAATAAGTTCCCTGTCGGCATCTGTCATCTCCAGGCTATCAATCATCATCAAGGTGCGCACATCCAGTTCTAACCTGCAACGACCCAGCTTCAGCATTTCAGGCAGATGGGTGTCTTTGAAAAAGAGTTGTCCATTGAGTTCGTTGTACTCTTTATCGAATGTTCCGCCTGTGATGAATATTCTGATGGCCATAATCGTAGTATAAGACACAAAAATACAGTCAAAGCTGATTGTACATTTTTTTAATCTTCACACAAAACTTCAAGTATAAATAAACCGTACTTTTATTTCGCTAATCCTAATGATCAATAACTGGATCCACATCCTTAAATGCCCTATAACGGGCAAACCTTTACGCCTGCTGCATTTGGAAGAGATTACCGATCTCAACCATAAAGCCGCACGCCTCCAATTGTGGCATGCCAATGGTACCACTTTCAATACGGCCGTAGTAGATGCACTTATTTCTGAAGACAATCAATATGTCTATCCAGTTATCGATGGAATCGTGTTGCTGTTAAAAGATCTTGCTGTAGTAGACGCTCCGCATAAATTATTACAAGAAGACCTGAACAGCGATAAACAACTGGTACGCAACTTTTATGATCAGCAAGGCTGGGTCAGTAATGCAGAAGGAGATTATACAGATGCTGTTATTTATGAAGACCTCAGACCTGTTTCTGCCGAATATATTCAACGCTGCCATGAGCGTGTAAAGACCAATCTGCTGCCTTCTGGTGAATTTTTATTGGATGCTGCTTCTGGCGCCATACAGTTTGATATTTACCATAGCTATGCTGAGCAATACACGTATCGTGTTTGTGTTGACTTTTCATTTCGTGCATTGAAAGAAGCCAAACAAAAAATTGGGCGCAAGGGCATCTTC is drawn from Chitinophagales bacterium and contains these coding sequences:
- a CDS encoding class I SAM-dependent methyltransferase; the protein is MINNWIHILKCPITGKPLRLLHLEEITDLNHKAARLQLWHANGTTFNTAVVDALISEDNQYVYPVIDGIVLLLKDLAVVDAPHKLLQEDLNSDKQLVRNFYDQQGWVSNAEGDYTDAVIYEDLRPVSAEYIQRCHERVKTNLLPSGEFLLDAASGAIQFDIYHSYAEQYTYRVCVDFSFRALKEAKQKIGRKGIFLLCDIANLPLRDNTMDGFISLNTIYHIPADEQIHAVHELYRSLKPGGKGVLVYEWFKYSSWMNLSLLPFRGINWLKNRFVDGLSNMFFHHKAPRKLYYFIHPPASFLTALPKHELKVWRSLSVPFMRYYIHDWLGGKTILNWIYQKEERSPAECGRKGEYPMMVFTKQ
- a CDS encoding TlpA family protein disulfide reductase, coding for MKRNWFLVLLSCIPTFIFAQTVRQEYAAVLTLPDGVQIPFRFEQVREQNKLRWFILNASERLLVDDFQHAGDSLLVQMPFFESAFKVYVEKDGHMRGRWMKKTATEPFSIPFEAKPLQAISASKSSQDIQGRWRVSFQRSNGSWRPSVGLFEQKDTRITGTFLNPSGDYRFLEGFIQNQQLQLACFDGSHAYLFTAKVLNDSTIAEGVFYAGLAGKENWKATKDAKASLPDAPLVFAMKPGENKLNFRFPSIDGDTVSLSDARFRNKPVIIQIMGSWCPNCMDETAMLSTFYKQYRNKGIEVLALAYEYSTDFERSRKSIDRFRKRFDVQYPMLVTGVTVTDEKRAEKTLPQLTGIHYFPSTIFIGKDGTVRYLHQGYAGPATGKEHEAFMADFYRKVQSLLAE
- a CDS encoding asparaginase — translated: MAIRIFITGGTFDKEYNELNGQLFFKDTHLPEMLKLGRCRLELDVRTLMMIDSLEMTDADRELIVRQCENTEEHQIIITHGTDTMAETARVIAEHIQDKTIVLTGAMIPYKFGSSDGLFNLGSALAFVQTLPPGVYVAMNGRYFHWHNVRKNKQTGEFEELSK